The following proteins are co-located in the Plasmodium brasilianum strain Bolivian I chromosome 11, whole genome shotgun sequence genome:
- a CDS encoding hypothetical protein (conserved Plasmodium protein), which translates to MKNEKLINMKMIIAKRSDQGNQSEIEFSNTGKTNISFKVFDLYYTTEDSLNIQDKYINNFETSIRREVDLRWENRRRRKGRRKSYKNLENIKVLEHFFSNSKKDKTDGSYRRFHKENTTKECRDQWSQVDKGKHSYDKSSISVENLFDIVIPLAKEDTLNKTYIFEKKLNLTETSQEKKKKKKIFK; encoded by the exons atgaaaaatgaaaaattaataaatatgaagatGATAATAGCTAAACGATCGGATCAAGGAA ATCAAAGCGAAATAGAATTTTCCAACACAGGAAAAACAAACATTAGTTTTAAAGTTTTCGATTTATATTACACAACAGAGGATAGTCTTAATATACaagacaaatatataaataattttgaaacTAGCATAAGAAGGGAAGTTGATTTAAGGTGGGAAAATCGAAGGagaagaaaaggaagaagaaaaagttacaaaaatttagaaaacataaaagtcttggaacattttttttcgaaCAGTAAAAAAGACAAAACTGATGGCTCATATAGAAGGTTTCATAAAGAGAATACAACAAAAGAGTGTAGAGATCAATGGAGTCAGGTAGATAAGGGCAAGCATTCTTATGATAAAAGTTCTATATCTGTAGAAAATCTTTTTGATATAGTCATACCTCTCGCAAAGGAAgatacattaaataaaacatatatttttgagaAAAAGCTGAATTTAACAGAAACAAgccaggaaaaaaaaaaaaaaaaaaaaatatttaaataa